In the genome of Pseudarthrobacter sp. IC2-21, one region contains:
- the treS gene encoding maltose alpha-D-glucosyltransferase gives MSFNPQSSSQHFTPRSTFELNAPGLAHDPLWYRKAVFYEVLVRAFADANGDGSGDFSGLIDRLDYLQWLGVDCLWLPPFFQSPLRDGGYDISDYNSVLDEFGTISDFKRLVAEAHARGVRVIIDLPLNHTSDQHPWFQESRKDPEGPFGDFYVWSDTDEKYQDARIIFVDTEESNWTFDPIRRQFFWHRFFSHQPDLNFENPRVIEALFDVVRFWLDQGIDGFRADAIPYLFEEEGTNCENLPATHDFLRKLRAMVDESYPGRVIIAEANQPPNEVVEYFGTAEEPECHMAFHFPIMPRLYYALRDQKAAPIIETMQDTPEIPEGAQWGTFLRNHDELTLEMVTADERAAMLGWYAPDPRMRANIGIRRRLAPLLDNSRAEIELINALLLSLPGSPFLYYGDEIGMGDNIWLEDRDAVRTPMQWNPDRNAGFSHADPGKLYLPVIQSLVYNYGMANVEAEAAHSGSLLRWTRQILSVRKNHPAFGLGSFKHVEADHDAVVSYLRELGDDNAAGEPGEVILCAFNLSQHPVAAKLRIPQYAGRGLRDVFGGQPFPGIDDDGSLTLTLGSHDFFWLRVRSAASNPASPQTQALPILSIEN, from the coding sequence GTGAGTTTTAACCCGCAGAGTTCCAGCCAGCATTTCACCCCCAGAAGCACGTTTGAACTAAACGCCCCGGGCCTGGCCCACGATCCTCTGTGGTACCGGAAGGCCGTGTTCTACGAAGTGCTTGTCAGGGCGTTTGCGGATGCCAACGGGGACGGCTCAGGCGATTTTTCGGGCCTCATTGACCGGCTGGACTACCTGCAGTGGCTCGGGGTGGACTGCCTCTGGCTGCCGCCGTTCTTCCAGTCTCCCTTGCGGGACGGCGGCTACGACATCTCGGACTACAACTCCGTGCTGGACGAGTTCGGGACCATCAGCGACTTCAAACGGCTGGTTGCCGAAGCCCATGCCCGCGGTGTGCGCGTCATCATCGACCTGCCCCTGAACCACACATCGGACCAGCACCCGTGGTTCCAGGAATCGCGGAAGGACCCCGAGGGCCCGTTCGGCGATTTCTACGTGTGGAGCGATACTGACGAGAAGTATCAGGATGCCCGCATTATTTTTGTGGACACGGAGGAGTCCAACTGGACCTTCGATCCCATCCGGCGCCAGTTCTTCTGGCACCGCTTCTTCAGTCACCAGCCAGATCTGAACTTCGAAAACCCGCGGGTGATCGAAGCACTCTTTGACGTCGTGCGGTTCTGGCTTGACCAGGGCATTGACGGCTTCCGGGCCGACGCGATTCCGTACCTCTTTGAAGAAGAGGGGACAAACTGCGAAAACCTCCCCGCGACCCACGACTTCCTGCGCAAGCTGCGGGCCATGGTGGACGAAAGCTACCCGGGACGTGTCATTATCGCCGAGGCCAACCAGCCGCCCAACGAGGTGGTGGAGTACTTCGGGACAGCCGAAGAGCCGGAGTGCCATATGGCCTTCCACTTCCCCATCATGCCGCGGCTCTACTACGCCCTGCGCGACCAGAAGGCCGCTCCCATCATCGAGACGATGCAGGATACTCCGGAGATTCCCGAAGGGGCCCAATGGGGGACGTTCCTGCGGAACCACGATGAGCTGACCCTGGAGATGGTCACTGCCGACGAGCGCGCCGCCATGCTGGGCTGGTACGCCCCGGACCCGCGGATGCGGGCCAACATCGGTATCCGACGCCGGTTGGCGCCCCTGCTGGATAACTCCCGTGCGGAGATCGAACTGATCAACGCCCTGCTCCTGTCCCTGCCCGGCAGCCCGTTCCTGTACTACGGTGACGAGATCGGCATGGGCGACAACATCTGGCTCGAGGACCGCGACGCCGTCCGCACGCCGATGCAGTGGAACCCGGACCGCAACGCCGGCTTCTCCCACGCAGACCCCGGCAAGCTGTACCTGCCGGTCATCCAGTCGCTGGTGTACAACTACGGCATGGCGAACGTTGAGGCCGAAGCCGCGCACTCCGGATCGCTGCTTCGCTGGACCCGCCAGATCCTGAGCGTCCGGAAGAACCACCCGGCGTTCGGCCTCGGCAGCTTCAAGCACGTCGAAGCCGACCATGACGCCGTGGTGTCCTATCTTCGGGAACTGGGGGACGACAACGCGGCCGGGGAACCCGGTGAAGTCATTCTGTGCGCGTTCAACCTTTCCCAGCACCCGGTTGCGGCGAAACTGAGGATTCCGCAGTATGCCGGGCGCGGCCTCCGCGATGTGTTTGGCGGCCAGCCCTTTCCCGGGATCGATGACGACGGATCCCTGACCCTGACGCTGGGAAGCCACGACTTCTTCTGGCTGCGGGTGCGTTCGGCAGCATCGAATCCGGCTTCACCGCAGACGCAGGCGCTGCCTATTCTGTCCATCGAGAACTGA
- a CDS encoding 1,4-alpha-glucan branching enzyme gives MTQPTLTAALRSILQEWLPRQRWFPVKSGDFSLEQAGSLGLADTAGQARLEVFLLAVSSRSADGGQRTDVVQVPLSFRDSPLSGGEGAVVGRAPEAGMAWIYDAVHDPSFVSAWLELIRSESASRAGKATGHRTSSTHRLPTAHGMVKVLSGEQSNSSVIVDDGESAAIVKFFRVLSEGTNPEVEVGAALTAEGTSEVPATLGWVRGEWQLPGATLQAPRPARGELAVAHEFLAGGRDAWRLAVDAARSGADFTAEARALGTATATVHQRLAAAFGTSVEAVPGHVTAPGVAQRVRQAWAEAAAAVGPYDQELQALLDALQGVEAGPLQRIHGDLHLGQILQVPGPGTEPGRWAILDFEGEPLRPISERNFPDVPLRDVVGMLRSFDYAAGAAEREYQGANVPDSWVDDCSDAFLEGYAAVTPGTIDRDSPLFVALWLDKALYEVVYELRNRPDWLAIPTNASRRLLSVIGSGDHARAASEGINMTGSAPTDRPSVPLHVDPDTLGQVANGEHHAPHSVLGAHLDNHGHVTVRTVKHLAESVNVVTAAGSVPMTHEAHGVWVAVMEPLQAGHVPDYRLEVTYAGAEPVTVDEPYRYLPTVGEVDLHLIGEGRHEKLWEVLGAHVQHYKSSLGDVDGVSFAVWAPNAQAVRVKGDFNAWDGRENSLRSLGSSGVWEVFVPGVPAGACYKFEIKTKHGNWVEKADPLAFGTEVPPLTASRVVEPSYAFKDAEWMEARAQRDPHNSPMSIYEVHLGSWRLGLGYRELATELVEYVKWLGFTHVEFMPVAEHPFGGSWGYQVTSYFAPTSRFGHPDEFRFLVDSLHQAGIGVLLDWVPAHFPKDAWALAQFDGQPLYEHADPNLGEHPDWGTLIFDFGRTEVRNFLVANALYWLDEFHIDGLRVDAVASMLYLDYSREDGQWSPNRFGGRENLEAISFLQEVNATVYKTHPGAVMIAEESTAFPGVTAPTSHGGLGFGLKWNMGWMHDSLKYVAEDPINRKWHHGTVTFSLVYAFTENFLLPISHDEVVHGKGSMLRKMPGDRWQQLANLRAFSAYQWAHPGKQLIFMGTEFGQEAEWSEQHGLDWYLADIPAHRGMQLLTKDLNEIYSATPALYERDNEPGGFQWINGGDADHNVLTFIRWDKDGNPLVCAINFSGGPHVGYPVGVPAAGDWVEVLNTDAEAYGGSGVLNAGPLTAAEKGRDGQPATLTVTLPPLGAAYFKPGAQPAVG, from the coding sequence ATGACTCAGCCAACTCTCACGGCCGCGTTGCGCTCAATCCTGCAGGAATGGCTCCCGCGCCAGCGCTGGTTCCCGGTCAAGTCAGGCGATTTTTCGTTGGAGCAGGCGGGCAGCCTGGGTCTGGCGGATACGGCCGGGCAGGCCCGTCTGGAGGTCTTCCTGCTGGCCGTTTCTTCCCGGTCAGCCGACGGCGGACAGCGCACGGATGTGGTCCAGGTGCCTTTGAGTTTCCGGGACTCGCCGCTGTCCGGCGGTGAAGGCGCTGTTGTGGGCCGGGCCCCGGAGGCGGGCATGGCATGGATTTACGACGCCGTGCACGACCCCTCCTTTGTCTCCGCCTGGCTGGAGCTGATCCGCTCGGAGTCGGCCTCCCGCGCAGGTAAGGCGACCGGCCACCGGACGTCCTCGACCCACCGCCTTCCCACGGCGCACGGCATGGTCAAAGTCCTTTCCGGTGAGCAGTCCAACAGCTCCGTGATCGTTGACGACGGCGAGTCCGCGGCAATCGTCAAATTCTTCCGGGTGCTCTCCGAGGGCACCAATCCGGAAGTCGAGGTGGGGGCTGCCCTGACCGCTGAGGGAACGTCTGAGGTTCCCGCCACGCTGGGCTGGGTGCGGGGCGAGTGGCAGCTGCCGGGGGCGACCCTGCAGGCTCCCCGGCCGGCACGTGGCGAACTGGCCGTCGCGCACGAATTCCTCGCCGGCGGCCGCGACGCCTGGCGACTCGCCGTGGATGCCGCCCGGAGCGGAGCTGACTTCACAGCGGAGGCACGGGCCCTCGGGACGGCTACGGCCACCGTCCACCAGCGGCTGGCTGCCGCTTTTGGAACCTCCGTTGAAGCTGTCCCGGGCCACGTCACCGCGCCCGGAGTAGCCCAGCGGGTGCGTCAGGCGTGGGCGGAAGCCGCTGCCGCCGTCGGGCCCTACGATCAGGAGCTCCAGGCACTGCTGGACGCGCTCCAGGGCGTGGAGGCCGGTCCCCTGCAGCGGATCCACGGGGACCTGCACCTCGGGCAGATCCTGCAGGTGCCCGGGCCGGGCACAGAACCCGGCCGCTGGGCCATCCTCGATTTTGAAGGCGAGCCCCTCCGGCCCATCTCGGAACGCAACTTCCCCGACGTCCCGCTCCGCGACGTTGTGGGCATGCTTCGTTCCTTCGACTACGCGGCCGGCGCGGCTGAACGGGAGTACCAGGGGGCCAATGTTCCCGACTCCTGGGTGGATGACTGCTCTGACGCGTTCCTCGAGGGCTATGCCGCCGTCACGCCCGGCACCATCGACCGTGACTCCCCGCTCTTTGTGGCATTGTGGCTGGACAAAGCCCTCTACGAAGTTGTTTACGAATTGCGGAACAGACCTGACTGGCTGGCCATTCCAACGAATGCGTCCAGACGGCTCCTCAGCGTTATAGGCTCCGGCGATCATGCCCGGGCAGCATCGGAAGGTATCAACATGACAGGTTCAGCACCAACAGACAGGCCGAGTGTGCCGCTTCACGTGGACCCGGATACTTTGGGCCAGGTCGCCAACGGCGAGCACCATGCCCCGCACTCCGTGCTCGGAGCCCACTTGGACAACCATGGCCACGTCACGGTCCGGACGGTCAAGCACCTGGCGGAATCGGTCAACGTGGTAACCGCCGCCGGTTCCGTTCCCATGACCCATGAAGCCCACGGCGTCTGGGTAGCGGTCATGGAACCGCTCCAGGCCGGCCACGTGCCCGACTACCGCCTCGAAGTTACCTACGCCGGGGCCGAACCCGTGACCGTGGACGAGCCGTACCGGTACCTGCCCACCGTCGGGGAAGTGGACCTGCACCTGATCGGCGAGGGCCGGCACGAAAAGCTGTGGGAAGTCCTTGGTGCCCACGTCCAGCATTACAAGTCCTCCTTGGGAGACGTCGACGGCGTGTCCTTCGCCGTCTGGGCCCCGAACGCCCAGGCCGTCCGGGTCAAGGGCGACTTCAACGCCTGGGACGGCCGCGAAAATTCATTGCGCTCGCTCGGGTCCTCAGGGGTCTGGGAAGTCTTCGTTCCCGGCGTTCCAGCAGGGGCGTGCTACAAATTTGAGATCAAGACGAAGCACGGCAACTGGGTCGAAAAGGCTGATCCTCTGGCCTTCGGCACCGAAGTCCCGCCGCTGACGGCTTCGAGGGTGGTGGAGCCCTCCTACGCATTCAAGGACGCCGAGTGGATGGAGGCACGGGCCCAGAGGGACCCGCACAATTCCCCGATGAGCATCTACGAAGTCCACCTCGGATCATGGCGGCTCGGCCTCGGTTACCGCGAGCTCGCCACGGAACTGGTGGAGTACGTCAAATGGCTCGGCTTCACGCACGTGGAGTTCATGCCCGTGGCAGAACACCCCTTCGGCGGTTCCTGGGGCTACCAGGTGACGTCCTACTTTGCGCCGACCTCGCGCTTTGGCCACCCGGACGAATTCCGGTTCCTGGTGGACTCCCTGCACCAGGCCGGCATCGGTGTGCTCCTGGACTGGGTCCCGGCGCACTTCCCGAAGGACGCCTGGGCGCTCGCGCAGTTCGATGGCCAGCCGCTGTACGAGCACGCTGACCCGAACCTCGGCGAACACCCGGACTGGGGAACGCTGATCTTCGACTTCGGCCGCACCGAGGTGCGGAACTTCCTGGTAGCCAACGCGCTGTACTGGCTCGACGAGTTCCACATTGACGGCCTCCGCGTGGACGCCGTGGCTTCCATGCTGTACCTGGACTACTCGCGGGAAGACGGGCAGTGGTCGCCCAACCGTTTCGGTGGCCGTGAAAACCTCGAGGCCATCTCCTTCCTGCAGGAAGTCAATGCCACCGTCTACAAGACCCACCCGGGTGCGGTGATGATCGCCGAGGAGTCAACAGCTTTCCCGGGCGTGACGGCCCCGACAAGCCATGGCGGCCTGGGCTTTGGCTTGAAATGGAACATGGGCTGGATGCATGACTCCCTCAAGTACGTTGCCGAGGACCCGATCAACCGCAAGTGGCACCACGGGACGGTGACGTTCTCCCTGGTATACGCATTCACGGAGAACTTCCTGCTGCCCATCAGCCACGATGAGGTTGTGCACGGCAAGGGTTCCATGCTCCGGAAGATGCCGGGGGACCGCTGGCAGCAGTTGGCCAACCTGCGCGCCTTCAGCGCGTACCAGTGGGCCCACCCCGGCAAGCAGCTCATCTTCATGGGTACCGAGTTCGGCCAGGAAGCCGAATGGTCTGAACAGCACGGACTCGACTGGTACCTCGCCGACATTCCTGCCCACCGCGGGATGCAGCTGCTCACCAAGGACCTGAACGAGATTTACAGCGCGACGCCGGCCCTCTATGAGCGGGATAACGAACCGGGCGGTTTCCAGTGGATCAACGGTGGGGATGCGGACCACAACGTCCTGACGTTTATCCGTTGGGACAAGGACGGAAATCCGCTGGTTTGTGCCATCAACTTCTCCGGCGGCCCCCATGTGGGGTACCCGGTGGGTGTTCCCGCCGCAGGGGACTGGGTTGAGGTACTTAATACCGACGCCGAGGCCTACGGCGGATCGGGTGTTCTCAACGCCGGCCCACTGACCGCCGCGGAGAAGGGGCGCGATGGGCAGCCGGCCACGTTGACGGTGACGCTGCCGCCCTTGGGTGCTGCCTACTTCAAGCCCGGCGCCCAGCCGGCTGTTGGATAG